One part of the Pseudomonas sp. MYb118 genome encodes these proteins:
- a CDS encoding flavin reductase family protein: MPDDIHFYEPANGHGLPHDPFNAIVGPRPIGWISSQDAQGRLNLAPYSFFNAFNYIPPIIGFSSVGRKDSLNNIEQTGEFAWNLATRPLAEQMNQSCAMVGPEVDEFQLSGLTPLASKVIQVPRVAESPVSFECKVTQIIQLQRADGNVVPSWLILGEVVAVHIAKWLLKDGVYDTAAAEPILRGGGPADYFQLGPEALFKMYRPGAVR, translated from the coding sequence ATGCCCGACGACATCCACTTCTATGAACCCGCCAACGGCCACGGCCTGCCCCACGATCCGTTCAACGCCATCGTCGGCCCGCGCCCCATTGGCTGGATTTCTTCGCAGGATGCCCAGGGCCGCCTGAACCTGGCGCCCTACAGTTTTTTCAACGCCTTCAACTACATTCCGCCGATCATCGGCTTCTCCAGCGTCGGGCGTAAAGACAGCCTGAACAACATCGAGCAGACCGGCGAGTTCGCCTGGAACCTGGCGACCCGGCCCCTGGCCGAGCAGATGAACCAGAGCTGCGCGATGGTCGGGCCCGAGGTCGATGAGTTCCAGTTGTCCGGGCTGACCCCGCTGGCGTCGAAAGTCATCCAGGTGCCACGGGTGGCCGAAAGCCCGGTGTCGTTCGAGTGCAAGGTCACGCAGATCATCCAGCTGCAACGCGCCGACGGCAATGTGGTGCCGAGCTGGTTGATCCTCGGCGAGGTGGTGGCCGTGCACATTGCCAAATGGCTGTTGAAGGACGGCGTGTACGACACCGCCGCGGCCGAGCCGATCCTGCGCGGGGGTGGGCCGGCGGATTACTTCCAGTTGGGCCCGGAGGCCTTGTTCAAGATGTATCGCCCGGGGGCGGTCAGGTAA
- a CDS encoding antibiotic biosynthesis monooxygenase family protein, whose amino-acid sequence MSTHSHMAFVRARAGRSTELGARLSALIEPTRSAPGCLSFSLQHSQGDPDLWLVSGFWSHQQAMTAYFGTPAMQVFAELVQELVVDSLDFHTFKEVSAVQALGQTQSWVHKMAG is encoded by the coding sequence ATGTCTACACACAGTCATATGGCTTTTGTGCGCGCCCGGGCAGGGCGCTCGACGGAACTGGGAGCGCGCCTGAGTGCGCTGATCGAACCGACCCGCAGCGCCCCCGGCTGCCTGAGCTTTTCCCTGCAGCATTCGCAAGGTGATCCTGACCTGTGGCTGGTGTCCGGTTTCTGGAGCCATCAACAAGCCATGACCGCCTACTTCGGCACGCCTGCCATGCAGGTGTTCGCCGAGCTGGTGCAGGAGCTGGTGGTCGACAGCCTGGATTTCCACACCTTCAAGGAAGTGTCCGCCGTCCAGGCGCTGGGGCAGACCCAGTCCTGGGTACACAAAATGGCGGGTTGA
- a CDS encoding AraC family transcriptional regulator N-terminal domain-containing protein, with protein sequence MTSFDHLQAPLDADLEKQRVELADIIRRTTSEDGNYATAVDSLFMSRYSQSHDFASVLAQPALCIMAQGRKEVRLSDEIFNYDPLNYLVVSVSMPLSGRVVNVTSEEPILAVRLDIDPAEITALIADAGPMGVPTRPTGRGLYVEQIDTAMLDAVLRLARLLDTPKDIAMLAPLIRREILYRLLRSPQGHRLYEIAIANSQSHRISQAIKWLNGNFEQPLRIDELAREVNLSVSTLHHRFKAMTAMSPLQYQKQLRLQEARRLMLAEGLEASAAGYRVGYESPSQFSREYSRLFGAPPLRDLARLRLSV encoded by the coding sequence ATGACGTCGTTCGATCACCTTCAAGCCCCGCTGGACGCCGACCTGGAAAAACAACGCGTGGAACTGGCCGACATCATCCGGCGCACCACCAGCGAGGATGGCAACTACGCCACAGCGGTCGATTCACTGTTCATGTCCCGTTACAGCCAGTCCCATGACTTTGCCTCGGTGCTGGCGCAACCGGCGCTGTGCATCATGGCGCAGGGGCGCAAGGAAGTACGGCTGTCGGATGAGATCTTCAATTACGACCCGCTCAATTACCTGGTGGTGTCGGTTTCGATGCCGCTGAGCGGTCGGGTGGTGAATGTCACGTCCGAGGAGCCGATTCTGGCCGTGCGCCTGGACATCGACCCGGCCGAAATCACCGCCCTGATCGCCGACGCCGGCCCCATGGGCGTACCGACCCGCCCCACCGGGCGCGGCCTGTATGTCGAGCAGATCGACACGGCGATGCTCGACGCCGTACTGCGCCTGGCCCGCCTGCTCGATACCCCCAAGGACATCGCCATGCTCGCGCCGTTGATCCGCCGCGAGATTCTCTATCGCCTGCTGCGCAGCCCCCAGGGCCATCGCCTGTACGAAATCGCCATCGCCAACAGCCAGAGCCACCGCATCAGCCAGGCGATCAAGTGGCTCAACGGCAATTTCGAGCAGCCGTTGCGCATTGACGAGCTGGCCCGGGAGGTGAACCTGAGCGTGTCGACCCTGCATCACCGCTTCAAGGCGATGACGGCGATGAGCCCGTTGCAGTATCAGAAACAGTTGCGCCTGCAGGAGGCGCGGCGCTTGATGCTGGCCGAAGGGCTGGAGGCTTCGGCGGCGGGGTATCGCGTCGGTTACGAAAGCCCGTCGCAGTTCAGCCGCGAGTACAGCCGGTTGTTCGGCGCGCCGCCATTGCGGGATTTGGCGCGGTTGCGGTTGTCGGTTTGA